The genomic interval TGTTGTGGACTTAAAGGCTATAATGATAATCGTACAAGAAACCTCAACAATAAATCAAACAAATATTCCATGCGCGCAGGGACAAATGAAAAGCGGGGTGAGTGTTGGCCTTAAGCGGAGAAGCATTTTTCATTTTGCCCTTTTGTTTTGTTACTTTTATTTTGGGCAAGCAAAATAAAAGTAAAGACGGCCGAAGTCTATCAATCACCTCTCTATTAATAAAGAAAACAGTTGACCGCAATCTGATAAATCAATTCAACTTAATGATTTTTTCTTAACACAACATAAATGACTAACGATCTATATACACAAGGCATGCAAACCCGCCGGGCAGTGTTAGGCGACGCCCATGTAGACAAAGCCGAAGCCAACAAGACAGACTTTGACCAGGATTTCCAGGAATTCATTACCAATACGGCCTGGGGAGCCATCTGGAGCCGGCCCGGATTGACCAAACGGGAACGAAGTCTGATCACGATTGCGCTGATGACCGCCTTGAAGCACGAAGGAGAACTGGAACTGCATCTGAATGCATCTAAAAATACCGGTGCTTCTATTGAAGATATCAAAGAAGTGCTGCTTCATACGGCTGTATATGCCGGCGTACCGGCAGTAAACCATGCCATGAAAATTGCAAAAAAAGTATTTTTTGAAACGGATAAAACGCATACCAATGACTCAAAATAAACGGGATTGGGCCATACAGCCGCCTTATCTGTATCCGGAATATAAATCTACCGTATTACGGGCACCTACCAAACCTCTGATTCCGCTCAAACATACACTGAGCGAACTCACCGGACCGGTTTTTGGCCATGATGCGATCCGGAAATACGACAATGACCTGACCCTGAATGCCCGCAAAAATGGAGAGCCGCTGGGCGAACGGATTGTAGTAGCCGGTACGGTAACCGATGTAAACGGCAAGCCCATCCCAAATACTCTGGTAGAAATCTGGCAGGCAAATGCAGCAGGCAGATATATCCATAAAGTAGACCAGCATGATGCGCCTCTGGACCCAAATTTTCTGGGCGCAGGTCGCTGCCTCACCGACAGTGAAGGCAATTATAAATTTTATACCATCAAACCAGGTGCGTATCCCTGGGGCAATCATCCGAAAGCTTTCCGGCCTAATCACATTCATTTTTCTCTGTTTGGCAATCAGATTACTTCCCGGCTGGTTACCCAGATGTATTTTCCTGGCGATCCGCTGATGGATTATGATCCGGTTTTGCAAGGCGTACCAGAAAAATACCGGCATCTATTAATATCCAAATTTAATCTTGATATCACGGAATCAGATTTTGCATTGGGCTTCCAGTTTGATATTGTGTTGCGAGGAAATCGTGAAACCCCTTTTGAAAACAAATGAGCATGGATACTTTTTTACAAACTCCCTCCCAGACGGTAGGCCCCTATTTCGCTTATGGGCTTACCCCTGAGCAATACCTATATGATTACTCCAGCATTGCTAATGGAAATCTGATTAAAAGCGAACTAGTAACAGGAGAGCGTATTACTATTTTAGGACAGGTGTGGGATGGTGCCGGAAAACTGATACCAGATGCCATGATCGAAATCTGGCAGGCAGATGCAGAAGGCAAGTATTTAAATGATCCACAATTGTTTCCTGGATTTGGCCGCCTGGGTACCGGTACACATCCTCATAATAAAGTGGAATTTCACACCATCAAACCCGGTTCCGTGAATGGACAAGCCCCCCACATCAATGTGATTGTGTTTATGCGGGGTTTACTGGTACATGCCTATACCCGGCTGTATTTTTCTGATGAAGAAGCTAACTTAACTGATGCAGTTCTCAACGCTGTCCCGCATGCGAGAAGGTCAACGTTACTAGCGTTGAGAACAGACACGCATGGTAAAGTGGAATATCACTTTAATATTTATATGCAGGGAGAGAATGAAACCGTTTTTTTCGATCTATAAACAAACCCATGAAACAAATACCACAAATTACGGCAAGTGAAGCAGCAGCGCTGGTTAAAGATGATGACACTCTATTAGGAGGCGGTTTTGGCATGACCGGCAATCCAGTTCATTTGTTACACGCCTTAGCCCAAACCAGTACAAAGAACTTAACATTCATCGGAAATAATGTAGGAGAACCCGGCTTAGGTGGGGGAAGATTACTCAGAAATGGCCAGATCAGGAAAATGATCGGATCGTTTTTTACCAGCAATCCGGATGCAGTAAAAGCAGCCCAGTCCGGGCAGGTGGAATATGAATTGCTGCCACAGGGTACACTCGCAGAGGCCATCCGGGCAGGAGGAGCCGGCATTGGCGGATTTTATACCCCCACTTCTGCCGGAACCTTGATGGCCCAAGGACGGGAAACTAAACTCATTGATGGCGTAGAGCAGGTATTCATAAAAGGTATCAGGGCCAATGTGGCATTTATCCGGGCCTGGAAAGCAGATACAGCCGGCAACCTCACCTACCGGATGACTGAGCAGAACTTCAATAAAGCCATGGCTACTGCCGCCGACCTGGTGATCGCCGAAGTGGAAGAAATTGTGCCGGTGGGTGCCATAGATCCTAATTTTGTTCATACGCCTGGTTGTTTTGTAGATTATCTGGTGCAGGCATCTATCACACTGGAAGATTTAGGAACTTCTGCCTCATTGAATACCGCTAGAAAATCAGATGAAGTGCGGAACAATATGGCGAAACGGGCATTCCAGGAACTAAAAAAAGGCGATATGGTCAACCTCGGAATTGGTATTCCTACGCTGGTAGCAGATTTTATTAAGCCGGAAGATGGCATTATTCTGCATACAGAAAACGGCATGCTGGGCGTAGGTCCTTCGCCGGCTGATGGAGGTGGAGCTTTGGATTATCCGGTGAATGCCGGAAAGATACCTGTAACTGCGCTTCCTGGCAGCAGTTATTTCGATAGTTCTGATTCTTTCGCTATGATCCGGGGCAAGCATGTGGACGTTGCAGTAATGGGAGGTTTGCAGGTAGATGAGGAAGCTAATCTGGCCAACTGGGCAGTTCCTGGAAAGCCCTTATTAGGTGTAGGCGGTGCCATGGATCTGGCTGCCGGAGCCAGAAAATTAATTATTGTGATGAACCATACGGATAGCGATGGTTCGAGTAAAATAGTACCCCTGTGTACCTTGCCTTTAACAGCAAAAAAAGCAGTAGATCTGGTAATCACAGAATTAGCAGTTTTTAGTTTTGAACAAGGAAAATTAACCTTAATTGAACTGATGCCAGGTGCTACCCTCGAAGAAGTACGGTCCAAAACAAAGGCAACATTTGTAGAGAAACTGAGTGCCTGAATGGCTGGTAGAGAATACTAAAAAGATTATAATCATGGAAGCATATATAGTAGATGGTATACGTACCCCGATCGGAAATTTTGGAGGCAGTCTTTCTTCTGTCCGGATAGATGATCTGGCAACACTGGTGATCAAAGAATTAGTGCGGCGCAATCCACAGATTCCCACTGACAGCATTGATGATGTGATCCTGGGGTGCCATAACCAGGCCGGAGAAGATAACCGGAACGTAGCCAGGATGGCTTTGCTGCTGGCTGGTTTACCCACTTCTGTACCAGGAGAAACTGTAAACCGGCTGTGTGCTTCTGGCATGTCGGCTGTAGTAAATGCGGCATATACCATAAAAGCCGGTGAAGGAGATGTATTTATAGCTGGCGGCGTAGAAAACATGACCAGAGGTCCCTGGGTGATCTCTAAAACTTCCAAGTCCTTCGGCAACGATGCCCAGATGTTTGATTCCAGTTTTGGATGGCGTTTTGTAAACCCAAAGATGCACGAAATGTATGGTACGGATGCCATGGGTGTTACTGCAGAAAATCTGGTAGATATCTATAAAATCAGCCGGGAAGATCAGGATCAATTTGCCTATCATTCACATATGCGGGCGGCCAAAGCACGGAATAACGGAAGATTCGCCGAAGAGATAGTTCCGGTTGAAATCACAGTAAAAAAGAACGAAACCACTTTGTTTGCAGCCGATGAATTTATCAAAGATAATACAACGCTGGAAAAACTATCACAGCTCAAACCTGTTTTCCGCAAAGAAGGCGGATCAGTTACAGCCGGAAATTCCTCTGGCATTAATGATGGTGCTATTGCCTTATACATTGTATCTGAACAAGCCCTGAAAAAATATAATCTTACGCCCAAAGCACGAATTGTAACCTCAGCCGTAGTAGGTGTAGAGCCACGTATTATGGGGATTGGTCCGGTAGGTGCCACGCAGAAAGCATTAAAAAAAGCAGGTATGCGATTAGAAGATATGGATATAATCGAGTTTAATGAAGCCTTTGCTGCACAAACCCTTGCCTGTATCCGGGAATTGGGCTTATCCGCTGATGATCCCCGCATCAACCCCAATGGAGGAGCTATTGCCTTAGGCCATCCCCTGGGCATGTCTGGGGCAAGGATTATTTATACTGCCGCTCTTGAACTCCACAAACAGAACAAACGCTATGCACTTGCCACCTTATGTGTAGGCGTAGGCCAGGGGTATGCAACTATTATAGAAAGAGTTTAAATTGTTGTTGTTTGTTCGTAGTTGTTAGCAGAATAGTTGTAAATCAATATTTTGCTAACTGACAAATTCACAGCATAAGTTTTTAAATAGTATCAACTATATTATATGCACCTATACCAAAGCATTTTCTATGATAGGCAAGTATCTTCGCTTTTTTCATCTGAGAAAGTGATCCAGTATATGCTTCGGTTTGAAGGGGCGCTTGCCCAGGCGCAAGCAAATCATCGCGTAATACCGGCAGCAGCGGCGTCCATTATAGAATCTGGTTGCAAGGCCGATACTATCAATATAGAACAGTTAATACAGGAGGCTGCTTTGGGTGGAAATGTAGCCATACCCTTGGTAAAACAGTTAACAGCTCGTGTAAAAGAGAAGAATTCAGAAGCGGCTAAATATGTACACTTCGGTGCTACCAGCCAGGATGTGATTGATACCGCTTTGATGCTGCAACTGAAAGATGCCTTTATTATCATTTCAAAAAATCTGGAAAGGCTCATTGGGCAATTAGTCTCCCTGATGAGAGCGCATACATCCACGGTTATGATTGGGCGGTCATTTATGCAACAGGCAAGACCAATTACCTTTGGTTATAAAGTTGCCGGCTGGCTGGAACCCTTGCTCCGGTCTCAACAATCCATTCAGAAATTATTAACAAATGGATTTTTACTTCAATTAGGGGGGCAGTAGGCACATTGTCGGGTATGCCTGAACAAGGTATGAAGGTAAGTGACACCATGAGTGAATTATTACACTTAAACAATCCCGGGCGTTCCTGGCATACACAGCGGGACCATCTTGCTATTTTAGCCACTACTTTAGGTATTTTAACAGCAAACATCGGAAAAATTGCCAAAGACATTAGTTTGCTGATGCAGACCGAAATAGCCGAAGTAATGGAGCCTGCCGCAGCAGGGAAAGGAGGTTCTTCCACGATGCCGCACAAAAGAAATCCGGTGGGCTGTGTCGCCATCCTGGCAAATGCCACCCGTGTACCAGGACTTACGGCAATTATGCTTTCGTGTATGCTACAAGATCATGAACGGGCAACCGGGCAATGGCATGCAGAATGGGAAACGATGGCTGAGATCGTACAACTTACCGCCGGGTGTGTTACCAAAGCCATAGAAGTAACCGATGGATTGGAAGTGAGAACAGAGCAGATGTTACAGAATCTGGAACTGACCATGGGTTTAATTTATGCGGAAAATGTATCGCTTGTCTTAGCTGATAAAATTGGAAAACAAGAGGCACATACCCTTATAGAAAAATACAGTAAAGAAGCCTTACAAAAAAACATGCATTTGCGGGAGTTACTTGTATCAAAATCAGATATTACCCGGCAGTTGAGCATTGTTCAGATCGAAAGCCTGTTTGATCCTTCCACATCAACCGGTTTGTGTGAAGAGATTGTAAACCGGCTGCTGGAACAATTTTCAACCGATTAAAAGCTTACAAACTTTAATAAACTAAGTCATTTATGGCCTATGACACTTTTGTCATAAAAATGTCATAGATAAGCCGCAATCAAAACTTCTAAGACCTTCTACCTTTACTTGCAGAATATGAAGTATAGCCATGGAAAAATCAGCGCTTAACAAACGGGTAAAAGAATTGCGGTTGAGAAAAGGTCTTTCCCAGGAACAACTGGCAGAAGATGCTGGCTTAAGTTTAAGAACAATTCAGCGGATCGAAAATGGAGAAACACTCCCCCACGGAGATACCCTGACAAGATTAGCCATTGCCTTGAAAGTATCCCCAGATGACATTATTGACTGGCAGATCATTGAAGATAGGAGTGTACTGATGCTACTCAATTTATCTCAATTTGGGTATGTAGCTTTTCCCATACTGGGCATTCTTATCCCTCTGGCCATCTGGATTCTGAAAAAAGACAAAGTAAAACAGGTTGACGAAATCGGGAAAGCTATTATTAATTTCCAGATTTCCTGGGTAATCCTCCTATTCCTTTTCTACATCACTATATCAGCAAGCCTGCTTTTTAATTTAGGATTTTATCCGCCTGTATTTCTTCTGATAGGTATTATTGCTTTTTATATGTATAATGCCATACTCATCGTGATCAATACCTTAAAAATCCAGAGAGGAAACAGGGTTCGATATATGCCGGCATTTACTTTTTTGCATTGATAGCCAAATGTATTCGTAGCAAAGCACGTACAGGTAAATAATCTGCTAAAACTGATGAATCAAAAAGTTAGAAATCGTGCTAATTTGATCTCAGGCGTTCTTCCTTTACAAATGCTTCTGCCAGGTCATTGGTCACAATGTAAATAATGATATTTGATAAATAGTGGTAGGATATATATTTCATAGTTGTAAGTGGTTTGTGAGTATATGGCTTAATGTTAATTACTTATTCAAGTAATCTCTTGACAGCCTATATTTACACTAATTACACTAAAAATTAGATAAACTCCTATTTTTCAAACACTTGACAAATACTCTTTTGTGCTAAGCGGTTATAATCAGAATAATACCACTTATGGATAGCCTAAATACATTGCGCCTTTAATTCAGCAATAATCTGATTCAGCAGACGCACTTGCTCATCTATTGCATCAAGTAAAAGGGGAACGGTGTTCATTATATGCGGGCTTGTAAAATGATCTATTTGTAAGCTGTTACGCAATGACAACTGAGCATCTATGATCTGCTGATAAAATTTAATTTGTTCTTCCATGTGACAATAGTAGTTTAAAAAGCAAACTCTTACCAAAACGGAATGTTGAGATCGTGAGTTGTATACTTTTAAGCTTAGTTCACATTATATAAGGTGGCCTCACTATAATATTTCTCTTCGGGCAGGTAGATATTCCTGATTTAACATTCCTAATTATTCTGCTCAAATAACATATACTTGCTTCTCAACTTCAGAAATAATATCAAATTATTGCTTTAATAAACTCCAATAATTGTGTTGGGTTTGATGGTTGAATATAAACTCAACCTCTGATAAACTTTAATTTTTTACCTACCTGTATCATCCATTTCCTGGCCATCAGTTCGTGTCCTGCCGGCATCGGATGAATGCCATCCCAGATCCAGTAGTCGGCTGGTGCTTTGGTTAATGCCTTATTAAATGCCTGTTGAAACTCGACCAGAATGGCGTTATATGCTGTACTTAACTTTTTCACAATGTCCCGCCGTTGGCGAACTTCACTGCTATAGGCTTCCCATTTGTCTTTTATATTTCCAACCGGTAAAATAAATGGCTCGCAAAGCACGAGTTGTACATCTGGCAACTGCTGAACCGTCTGATCTAACAAGTTCTTGTAGCCGATCTCATATTGTTCCGCAGAAAATTCTTTATTTCCGTTCAGAAAAGCAGAAACATCATTGATTCCGATTAAGATGCTGAGTACATTGGGTTTTATATCGAGTGTATCTGTTTTCCAGCGGGTTGCCAGATCAGGGATTTTATTGCCGCTGATGCCCCGGTTATAAAAATGAAAGCCTTTCCCCGGAAATTCATATCCTAACTTGCTGGCAATAATATAGGCATATCCATGCCCCATTATATGATTCCAGTCGTTGTTGCGGGTGCGGTTGCCATCTGTGATAGAATCGCCCTGGAACAAAAAAGTATAACCCTCACCTTCTTTTCTGGCCTTCGCTTCAACTACAGGCATTGCTTCTGTTAGCGAAGGGGCTAAAGAAGCGACTGTGCCCAGGGCAGTTATTTGTTTGATAAAATTTCTCCGGTTATTTATCATTGTAAAAAGCTAAAGAACTGTATTCATCTCAATTTCGCTTATCAGTATAGTAGTATTAGGGCAATTGATATTGTTTGAAAAATTCCCACAACAGGTCATTCGCATCAATAGCCGTTGAAGGAACATCAGCTCCATCCCTGCCAGGTAAACCTCCAGGCCAGGCATGTCCCCCATCTTTTGTCAGATAGTACGCAATAGCCGTTTCATTATCACAAGCGAGCCATTCTGTTAAGGTGTA from Rhodocytophaga rosea carries:
- the pcaC gene encoding 4-carboxymuconolactone decarboxylase: MTNDLYTQGMQTRRAVLGDAHVDKAEANKTDFDQDFQEFITNTAWGAIWSRPGLTKRERSLITIALMTALKHEGELELHLNASKNTGASIEDIKEVLLHTAVYAGVPAVNHAMKIAKKVFFETDKTHTNDSK
- the pcaH gene encoding protocatechuate 3,4-dioxygenase subunit beta translates to MTQNKRDWAIQPPYLYPEYKSTVLRAPTKPLIPLKHTLSELTGPVFGHDAIRKYDNDLTLNARKNGEPLGERIVVAGTVTDVNGKPIPNTLVEIWQANAAGRYIHKVDQHDAPLDPNFLGAGRCLTDSEGNYKFYTIKPGAYPWGNHPKAFRPNHIHFSLFGNQITSRLVTQMYFPGDPLMDYDPVLQGVPEKYRHLLISKFNLDITESDFALGFQFDIVLRGNRETPFENK
- the pcaG gene encoding protocatechuate 3,4-dioxygenase subunit alpha, translating into MDTFLQTPSQTVGPYFAYGLTPEQYLYDYSSIANGNLIKSELVTGERITILGQVWDGAGKLIPDAMIEIWQADAEGKYLNDPQLFPGFGRLGTGTHPHNKVEFHTIKPGSVNGQAPHINVIVFMRGLLVHAYTRLYFSDEEANLTDAVLNAVPHARRSTLLALRTDTHGKVEYHFNIYMQGENETVFFDL
- a CDS encoding 3-oxoacid CoA-transferase, with protein sequence MKQIPQITASEAAALVKDDDTLLGGGFGMTGNPVHLLHALAQTSTKNLTFIGNNVGEPGLGGGRLLRNGQIRKMIGSFFTSNPDAVKAAQSGQVEYELLPQGTLAEAIRAGGAGIGGFYTPTSAGTLMAQGRETKLIDGVEQVFIKGIRANVAFIRAWKADTAGNLTYRMTEQNFNKAMATAADLVIAEVEEIVPVGAIDPNFVHTPGCFVDYLVQASITLEDLGTSASLNTARKSDEVRNNMAKRAFQELKKGDMVNLGIGIPTLVADFIKPEDGIILHTENGMLGVGPSPADGGGALDYPVNAGKIPVTALPGSSYFDSSDSFAMIRGKHVDVAVMGGLQVDEEANLANWAVPGKPLLGVGGAMDLAAGARKLIIVMNHTDSDGSSKIVPLCTLPLTAKKAVDLVITELAVFSFEQGKLTLIELMPGATLEEVRSKTKATFVEKLSA
- the pcaF gene encoding 3-oxoadipyl-CoA thiolase; this encodes MEAYIVDGIRTPIGNFGGSLSSVRIDDLATLVIKELVRRNPQIPTDSIDDVILGCHNQAGEDNRNVARMALLLAGLPTSVPGETVNRLCASGMSAVVNAAYTIKAGEGDVFIAGGVENMTRGPWVISKTSKSFGNDAQMFDSSFGWRFVNPKMHEMYGTDAMGVTAENLVDIYKISREDQDQFAYHSHMRAAKARNNGRFAEEIVPVEITVKKNETTLFAADEFIKDNTTLEKLSQLKPVFRKEGGSVTAGNSSGINDGAIALYIVSEQALKKYNLTPKARIVTSAVVGVEPRIMGIGPVGATQKALKKAGMRLEDMDIIEFNEAFAAQTLACIRELGLSADDPRINPNGGAIALGHPLGMSGARIIYTAALELHKQNKRYALATLCVGVGQGYATIIERV
- a CDS encoding lyase family protein, translating into MGLIYAENVSLVLADKIGKQEAHTLIEKYSKEALQKNMHLRELLVSKSDITRQLSIVQIESLFDPSTSTGLCEEIVNRLLEQFSTD
- a CDS encoding helix-turn-helix domain-containing protein, with amino-acid sequence MEKSALNKRVKELRLRKGLSQEQLAEDAGLSLRTIQRIENGETLPHGDTLTRLAIALKVSPDDIIDWQIIEDRSVLMLLNLSQFGYVAFPILGILIPLAIWILKKDKVKQVDEIGKAIINFQISWVILLFLFYITISASLLFNLGFYPPVFLLIGIIAFYMYNAILIVINTLKIQRGNRVRYMPAFTFLH
- a CDS encoding SGNH/GDSL hydrolase family protein, with translation MINNRRNFIKQITALGTVASLAPSLTEAMPVVEAKARKEGEGYTFLFQGDSITDGNRTRNNDWNHIMGHGYAYIIASKLGYEFPGKGFHFYNRGISGNKIPDLATRWKTDTLDIKPNVLSILIGINDVSAFLNGNKEFSAEQYEIGYKNLLDQTVQQLPDVQLVLCEPFILPVGNIKDKWEAYSSEVRQRRDIVKKLSTAYNAILVEFQQAFNKALTKAPADYWIWDGIHPMPAGHELMARKWMIQVGKKLKFIRG